One stretch of Roseibium sp. HPY-6 DNA includes these proteins:
- a CDS encoding glycosyltransferase family 1 protein translates to MSSILIVTDAWRPQINGVVRSIERTAEELVATGARLEFLTPQAFRTLPCPTYPEIRLSLTHRGIVRRMMREFDCEHLHIATEGPLGFLAASVAKKAGQPFTTSYHTRFPEYLSARLPVPLSWSYSWLRSFHNSGCGCMVATRSLENDLRARGFKNLMRWSRGVDEDLFRPYEGSVLPDDLPRPVFLYVGRVAVEKNIKAFLDLKLPGSKVVVGGGPQLEALRREYPDTLFTGAKVGEDLARHYSAGDVFVFPSLTDTFGNVMLEAMACGVPVAAFPVMGPVDVIGDTGAGVLSENLQEAAVAALDIPRDHCRKIAMNYTWAASAQQFLENCVEARDIHNGLANEAKAAE, encoded by the coding sequence ATGAGTTCCATCCTGATCGTGACGGATGCCTGGCGTCCGCAAATCAATGGTGTTGTCAGGTCGATTGAACGAACGGCCGAAGAACTGGTTGCGACCGGTGCACGCTTGGAGTTTCTCACACCCCAGGCTTTCCGGACGCTACCTTGCCCGACCTATCCTGAAATCCGCCTTTCGTTGACGCATCGGGGTATCGTTCGCCGCATGATGCGGGAATTCGATTGCGAGCACCTGCATATTGCCACGGAAGGTCCTTTGGGATTTCTTGCGGCAAGCGTTGCGAAGAAAGCCGGGCAGCCATTTACGACGAGCTATCACACGCGATTTCCCGAATATCTTTCAGCGCGTCTTCCCGTGCCGCTTTCCTGGTCCTACAGCTGGCTCCGCAGTTTCCACAATTCCGGTTGCGGTTGCATGGTGGCAACGCGCTCGCTTGAAAACGACCTGCGCGCACGCGGTTTTAAGAACCTTATGCGCTGGTCTCGCGGCGTCGACGAAGACCTGTTCAGGCCTTATGAGGGATCTGTGCTGCCCGACGACCTGCCTAGGCCGGTTTTTCTCTATGTCGGCCGCGTCGCCGTTGAAAAAAACATCAAGGCGTTTCTGGATCTCAAGTTGCCTGGCTCCAAAGTGGTTGTGGGTGGAGGTCCTCAGCTGGAGGCGTTGCGGCGCGAATATCCAGACACACTCTTTACCGGCGCAAAGGTTGGTGAGGATCTTGCACGGCATTATTCCGCTGGGGATGTTTTCGTCTTCCCGTCGCTCACCGATACCTTTGGCAACGTTATGCTGGAGGCGATGGCCTGCGGCGTTCCTGTGGCCGCCTTTCCGGTCATGGGGCCAGTCGATGTGATCGGGGATACCGGTGCGGGCGTTCTATCTGAAAATCTGCAGGAAGCTGCTGTGGCCGCGCTGGATATTCCCCGGGACCATTGCCGGAAAATCGCGATGAATTACACATGGGCTGCCAGCGCGCAGCAATTCCTGGAGAATTGTGTCGAAGCGCGGGACATTCACAACGGACTTGCGAATGAGGCAAAGGCTGCCGAGTGA